In the Gorilla gorilla gorilla isolate KB3781 chromosome 1, NHGRI_mGorGor1-v2.1_pri, whole genome shotgun sequence genome, TTTAGGAGTAGGGTGGAATTTAACTTCTAAACgtaaataattaacattttgaaatgaaGTGACAGTGTCACCTTATAATGCAAAATCATGCCATGTTATACAAGAAACTCCATACCATGAAGAATTCTGGCTATGCAACTTTTAATTGCCCAAAGagaaatttattgaaataaacaGCTACTGAACATCTATTACATACTGCAAATTATATGCCTCGGAAAAGCATAAATATGACATACTTTATTCACAAAGGAATAAGTTTGTAGTAGTAACAGCAGCAGTTGCTGATGTTATTTTGTCCTTGTTTTTAACATAATTCTAGTTAacatattgagtgcctactattttCTGGCCACCATCCCGAACACACATCATGAATCGTCTGACAAATGTGCTGTGCTAAATTCATAAATTCAATGCAAAGGAGAAGAAGTCCGAAGGTTGTCCTACAATCCAGATGTCTCTACTAGCTTATTAACTTACCTGTTCTCCAAGATGATTCTCTTCTCTCAAACTTTCGACAGGACCACCCTGATCTTTACTCATAGACGCTCTCATTGATTCTAACTGCACTGAGAAGATACATACCATCGGAAGGGAACTTAGTTGTAACACACGCTCTGCCTGACCCCCTGCTATTGTCCATGAGTTGGCCATACCATCGGAAGGGAGCTTAGTTGTAACACACACTCTGCCTGACCCCCTGCTATGGTCCATGAGTTGGCCATGCTCTTACAGAAGTTCAGACTCTCCACTTCTAAGCTGGTTTCTGTGCTTTCGGCCACTCTCAAAGGCCATCTTTCTGAAAGTTTCCTCCATTTCTCATATATCGATTTTCTTTTTGTACTGAATTATTCCTTTGAACTTCACACTCAATATCACATGACAGCACCATTAACATCAAACACATTGGTATCACATGTTTTCCTAGTTATACTCCATTTCCTttacaaaaaaatctgaaaattcataCTCACCTTATCCACTTCCTCCCCCTTGATTTTACCCTGAATCATCTCTAAGCATTTCTCCATTAAAAATGGTCACTAAGGTTACAAGTAACCTTTCACGTTGCTAAATACAGTAACCAAATCCCACTTATTTCAGCCATAGACTGCacttgttgcagttgcttttacTGTCTTTCTTTAAACACTTTGTCTTAGATTTCTTCTAACCTCATAAAACCCTATCTAATTTTTCATGTGACGCCAGCTGCCTCAGATCTCGTCTCAAACTTTCTCTTaagaaaaccctcaaaaaacctGTTTTTAAATGCTCTTCGTACTCTGAAGATTATTAAATGTATGCTTTATGTTCAGAACTCTAAGCTGAAGTACAATTCACTTTACATATACCTTCAATATCTctctgtatttatgtattttgagacaaggtctctctgccactcaggctggagcacagtggtgccatcatggctcactgcagcctcaacttctcagcctccagtgatcctcccacctcagcctcccaagtagctgggactacaggcatgtgccaccacatccaactaatatttgtgtttttggtagagatggggttttgctatgttggcaggctggtctcaaagtcctgagctcaagcaatccaccctccttggtctccactaaagtgctgggagtacaggtatgagctactgcacccggcctagcttaaatacctaatagatatttccaaattatcttcagtgaattcttgacttctgctaccaaccagttttccaaatatcaatgaatattccatttttttattcACCTGGGCCCAAACCAATAAGTTATCCTTCACTCTACACCTGTTGCTAACACACGCCAAATCCATGAGCTAAATCCTTTGTGTCCACCCTACACAAGCCATCCTTGTTTCTCATCTCTGAAACCTCCTGAATTGTCTTCCTGTATCCATGTTTGCCCTTTGTTCTATTTTCCTACACTGTAGGCATAGTGATGCTTTAAAAATGTCTGTTATCATGTAACACCCGCATGGAAAACTCCAAGGACTTCCCACCCCACTCAGCCAATTTCAAAGTGCCTTAAGTGTTGCTGTTGAATCACAGAACTTGGAAAAGTGAAGTTTCTGGCTATGGATGTTAACGAACCTGGTATCCTGTTAATACACCCTCAAGGAAAGTGGCAGTTGTGTTCTTTGATGCTAAGTGTTAGAGTCTATTCCCTGTGAGTAGCTGTGTCATGCTGAACCTCCACCCATTCATACTCAGTTCTGTTCAATTCACCAGCATTTATTGTGGCCTAGTACTTGACAGCTGCTGTCTGTACTCAAGAGGGTCAGAGATTCAATGATAATATTAGAGCTTATAGTTACTTGGGGTTAATACTAAAAAAAGACGACTACAGTGTgtgcttttatcttctttgccACTTGTGTATTGGCATTCTTTTACTCTATTGCTGCTAATCACAGAATTTGACTGTAAACATTTGATAGCTTTTGTAGGTCTCTTTCATTTTGTGTTGTTTAAACATGAACAAATGTTGTGAAGGAGATCTAGTTCAGAGTGAAAGGTTGCTGTGAACTCTAGTATTTGGGGTTTTTCTTCCCTAAATAAAAAGACtagataaattatttaacttcatAATAAACCGTTTTTGATACTTCACTGAAATATCTCTGCATAACAGTAAAACATCTTTCCCTTGCTCCCCTGCGGAGCAAGAATCCAGACAGGGTGAATCATCTTAACTGCCAGTAGTAAGTATAGGTTGATAGCCGAGCAAATCATCTCTAGGGCAACAGGGCAAACGGAGGAAGTTCTTAGGAAGCCTTATCCTCTTGGCAGTGGCTCTCTAAGCATCACTTGTTGCTACTTTCCGAGCAGATGAGCAACATGCAAATACCTTTTTAAATGCCCCTATGACGTCCTTGTTTCTGAGGCTGTAGATGAGAGGATTAAGCATGGGCGTGACAATGGTATAGAAGGCTGACACTACTTTGTCCTGCTCGGGGGTGTGGAAGGACTGGGGCAGCACGTATGTGTAGAAGGCAGCCCCATAGAAGATGCTAACTACAGTCAAGTGGGAGGAACAAGTGGTGAAGGCCTTTTTGCGACCTTCAGCAGAGCGCATGTGGTGGACGGTTAACAAGATGAGGGAGTAGGAAGCGGAGATGATAGAAGATGGGGATGAGCAACATGAGGACACAGCAGGTGTACATCAGAGTTTCATACAAAGACGTGTCTGCACAGGCCAGTTTCAGAACTGCTGGGATCTCACAGAAAAAATGGTTGATACTTCGGGAGCCACAGTAAGGGATATTCATGGTGATGGGAGTGAGCAGAAAGCCATCGAGGGAGCCCCCAAACCAGGCACCAGCAGCCAGCAAAAGACACTTCTTGCGGTTCATCAGGACTGGGTATCTCAGAGGGTTACAGCCAGCCACGTAGCGGTCATAGGCCATGAGGCCCAGGAGGAAGAACTCAGAACCAATCATGGTCAGGTAGAGGAAGATCTGGATGCCACAGGCCACAAAGGAAATGGTCTTCTCTTTAGAAACCATGTCTGCCAGGAGCTTTGGGACAGTGGTACAGATGAAAAGGGTGTCCATGATGGACAGCTGACTGAGCAGAaagtacatgggggtgtggaggCGAGAGTCCACCTGAATCAAGAATATCATGACCAAATTTGCAGTTACAGCCCCCACGAAAACAGCAAGGATCACTGTGAATACAATCCCGGCAGCCTCACTGTTCACCAGAAGCCCCAGGAGGGTGAAGTCAGAGGATGATGTGTTTGTCATTGATATGGCCCACGAGCATCCCAGGGCAACGGGAAGACACAAGGACCAGGAAGGAGGCAAGAGAACACGTTCAAGATGGGAAAGGTCTGCTGCAGTAGAGGTGACACTTCTGAGCACTGTCAGGATGAAGCTTCCAGGCTAGAGGCTAGAGAAGAACAGGCAGACCAACATGCACATCATGAAGCAGAAACCATGGCTGCATTTCCCTGTCAGAGAACAGCTCCTTCTATATTGCGTCTATGGTTCATCATGCTGCTGGAGGTTATGGTAACTGCGTGATACAATTGCTGTATGCTACACCAAGAATGGGGTTTTAACCATATCTGTTCTGTCCATGCTGCATTTCTTGTATCCAGAAAGTTATCTAGCCCATAGTAGGGTTAAGTAAATACTAGTTGGAAAAAAGGGTGATTCATTGATTGACCAAATGGATAAAGGGGAGTGAAGTAAATCACTGAAGAAATGAAGGGTTAGGATAACTATTAGGGAACGTTTTATTCACGAAGCCCCATGtttctgttctatttctttttaattatttgtataagTTTAAGGACAAGTGCAGTGTCATGACATGGATGTATCGCATAGTGGAGTCTTGTCCTTTGGGGTAACCATAAGTCAATAGCGTAGGTTGTGCTCATATTATTAATCTCTCACCCCTCGCTCCCCTTTCACCCCCTACTCTTCCAAGTCTTCGATGCCTATTATTCCACTGTTTATGTCTAAAGTTGGGATTCCTCACTGTTCTTTGTGCTGTTTTGCTAACCTTTTTGCAGATCTTTCTTCAGATAAATTAGAAGGTAAAAAAACTATTTGCAAAAAGCTCCcagaattaagtttttaaaaagcagtttatgACACTAAGCTGACTCCCTGCATTGCTCTCCATTGCTACTGTAGGTTTGGAAAATGGGCAGGgaaattaaaggaaaatgttGGTAGGTTGAAGCTATGTCAGCAGCAGACACACAGGAGCAGGGTTCACCAAGCTACACGTCTGCCAGCGCTTACCAGAACTAAGGCCAGAGCCAAACTCAGGCTTAGAAAGCTGTGGAGCAGATACATGGGAATGTGACAGCAACAGGCCACCGTTTAAGAAGGAATTTTATCTTTAACCTATCACGTGGAAGACAAACtgttagacaagagaaagaaccATACATGTAGTAAGAATcgcccccctctccccaccagcaCCTCCTCCCCCGCATGGTAGGCCTCGGTGGCTCGAGTCTCAAACATTTGTGTAAAAATGAAAGTCCGATCAACGGGGGAGCCCGGATGCTGCAAGGTTGCCCCCATTCACATGTTGCTAGACACACCTTGGCTCCGCTATCTagtgttgccagatttagcaaacatACAGGATTCTCAGCTATGTTTGACTTTTAGATaatcaaaaaatgttttagtGTAAGTTCATAATGTACTTAACACCAAAAAAAGGGTTCACTGtacatctgaaattcaaatttagctgGTTGTCCTTTACCATGCTGAAGTCATACCTGGTTTCACAAAGGTACCAGAATTGTAATGACCTTGAAAAGTGACCAATAGAATCAGTACAAATTAATAGAGTCTAAACAAAAAAGTTATTtactaacatcaaaattaaattgGCTTGCTCCCAATTTCCCTCTGATTGATATATTCAGATTACTGTGAAAGGGGCTAAGGACTGTGGCCTCCTCTGTCAGGCCTCCCAGAAATACTCCGTGGTCAAAACTCTACTTCAAGTGAGTCTTAGCCTCCTGATCCACTCCTGATcgtttcaattctattccatttcccaAGGATAGTGAACACAAATATTGCCTAAGAATATATTCTAATTCAAAgtccaaaaatataaaagaaacattcTATATTAGACTCCAAAAACTTCCTAATAGAATTAACCCACACTAAGAAGAGAGCACATCTCTTTGTCATATTAAACAAATTCAAACATTTTATCCAAAATGtacaaaacagtaaaaacaggccaggtgtggtggttcatgcctgtaaccccagcacttagggaggccagggcggaaggatcacttgaagccaggagtttgagatgagcctgggtaacagagctcgTCTTTATAAagaactagccaggcgtggtggtgcacgtcagtcatcccagctactcaggaggtcgagttgggagaattgcttgaggctaggagtttgaggttacagagagctatgattgtgccactgcactccagcctgggtgacagagcaagaccctgtctctaaaaaagaaatgaataacatttatttattaacaatTAAACACCTATAATATTTCTCACGTCCATAGCTAGTAGGTGCCTGGCTTAATCCATCATGACACATTTTACCTGGTTGTTCCATGAACTTTCCCACGATCTCCCTGCTGCCTCATGAATCCCTCCAGTCTAGTCTCAGCACAACCATCAAAGTCACCTTGGGACCCGTGCATCACGCCACGCCACTTTCTGCTTGAAACCCTGCGGTTGTGCTTTACATCATACATTAAGGCCCATCACGTTCTGAACATTTTGTCTTCTGAAATGATCTCCTGCCGACTCCAGTCTGTCTGTCCCTGGGCTGCAGCGACGGTGGCTTCCTTGTCCTCTGTCCCCACTTTGCAAGAGCCCCGAGCCCAGGCCTTTGCCTCTGCTGCTCCCCTTGCCTGGGGCTCCTCCTCCAACCGTGCAAGGCCATCCATCCCCTCACGTACTTCAGGGCTTTGCTCAAAAGCCACCTGCTCAGAGGTCCTATGactatttttcttcacttttcttaaCACCATCTGACACTACCTTGTGTTCTGTGTTTCTCTCTTCAAGCTAGAAAGTAAGCTTCATGTGAATAAGGATTTGTGCCTATTTTGTTAACTGTGTACTCTCACCATCTAAAGACACGACTGGCACATTGtaaatctttgttgaataaatcatttttaaacacATTCAGCtaacaaaaatgcaaattattttatgctttttaaggTATACCTCTAGAATTCCTTCAAAACACCtcctaattttataaaatgtgctgaagagaaatattttttttaatgctag is a window encoding:
- the LOC129532330 gene encoding LOW QUALITY PROTEIN: olfactory receptor 2T11-like (The sequence of the model RefSeq protein was modified relative to this genomic sequence to represent the inferred CDS: deleted 1 base in 1 codon); translation: MTNTSSSDFTLLGLLVNSEAAGIVFTVILAVFVGAVTANLVMIFLIQVDSRLHTPMYFLLSQLSIMDTLFICTTVPKLLADMVSKEKTISFVACGIQIFLYLTMIGSEFFLLGLMAYDRYVAGCNPLRYPVLMNRKKCLLLAAGAWFGGSLDGFLLTPITMNIPYCGSRSINHFFCEIPAVLKLACADTSLYETLMYTCCVLMLLIPISIISASYSLILLTVHHMRSAEGRKKAFTTCSSHLTVVSIFYGAAFYTYVLPQSFHTPEQDKVVSAFYTIVTPMLNPLIYSLRNKDVIGAFKKVFACCSSARKVATSDA